From Vigna unguiculata cultivar IT97K-499-35 chromosome 5, ASM411807v1, whole genome shotgun sequence, the proteins below share one genomic window:
- the LOC114186298 gene encoding probable glucan endo-1,3-beta-glucosidase A6 → MAMLLLIPLLLSSISLFTISTATFSPQPGICYGQLGDNLPPPRESVSLLTSLHAKRVKLYDANSTILNALRHTRLQVSVMVPNELISNISSNQTLADKWVSSNVAAFLPKTRIRYILVGNEIISSTTNATWRHLVPAMRRIKHALKSLGIRKVKVGTSSAMDVLQTSFPPSNGSFRADIAVPIMKPMLKFLNRTKSFFFLDVYPFFAWSSDPVNINLDYALFESKNLTVTDPGSGLVYTNLFDQMVDAVYFAMEKLGYPGIRIFVAETGWPNGGDLDQIGANVYNAATYNRNFIKRVTRKPRVGTPARPGSLLPSFLFALFNENQKPGPGTERHFGLLHPNGSRVFDIDLSGRTPESDFRPLPAPENNEKYKGKIWCVVARRDNATVLAAALSYACSQGNGTCDPIQPRGKCFKPNSVFWHASYAFSAYWAQFKKDGATCYFNGLATQTANDPSYGSCKFPSVTL, encoded by the exons ATGGCTATGCTTCTTCTCATTCCTCTGTTACTATCTTCCATTTCACTGTTCACCATTTCAA CTGCAACGTTCTCCCCGCAACCCGGAATATGCTACGGCCAGCTCGGCGACAACCTCCCGCCGCCGCGAGAATCAGTCTCCCTCCTAACCTCCCTTCACGCCAAGCGCGTGAAGCTCTACGACGCCAACTCCACGATCCTCAACGCGCTTCGGCACACGCGCCTCCAGGTCTCCGTCATGGTACCCAACGAACTCATCTCCAACATCTCCTCCAACCAAACCCTCGCCGACAAATGGGTGTCCTCGAACGTCGCAGCCTTCCTCCCCAAGACCCGCATCCGTTACATCCTCGTCGGGAACGAAATCATCAGCAGCACCACCAATGCCACGTGGCGCCACCTCGTCCCCGCCATGCGCCGCATCAAACACGCACTCAAATCCCTCGGGATCCGCAAAGTGAAGGTCGGAACCTCCTCCGCCATGGACGTGCTCCAAACTTCTTTTCCTCCCTCAAACGGTTCGTTTCGTGCAGACATAGCTGTTCCCATCATGAAACCCATGTTGAAGTTCCTCAACCGAACCAAATCCTTTTTCTTCTTAGACGTTTACCCTTTCTTCGCGTGGTCCTCTGATCCGGTTAATATAAACCTCGATTACGCGCTATTTGAATCCAAGAATCTTACGGTGACGGATCCGGGTTCGGGTTTGGTTTACACCAACCTCTTCGACCAGATGGTGGACGCGGTTTATTTCGCAATGGAAAAACTTGGCTATCCGGGTATTCGGATCTTTGTAGCGGAAACGGGTTGGCCCAATGGCGGGGACCTCGACCAGATTGGAGCGAATGTTTACAACGCTGCCACTTACAACCGAAATTTCATAAAAAGGGTTACGAGAAAACCACGGGTTGGGACGCCGGCTCGACCGGGTTCGCTTCTTCCGTCTTTTTTGTTCGCTCTATTTAATGAAAACCAGAAACCGGGTCCGGGCACGGAGCGCCACTTCGGGTTGCTGCACCCGAACGGGTCCAGGGTTTTCGACATTGATTTGTCGGGGCGGACGCCGGAGTCGGACTTCCGGCCGCTTCCGGCACCGGAGAACAACGAGAAGTATAAGGGGAAGATATGGTGCGTGGTGGCGCGCCGGGATAACGCGACGGTGCTGGCGGCGGCGCTCTCTTACGCGTGCTCGCAGGGGAATGGGACGTGCGACCCGATCCAACCCAGAGGGAAGTGCTTTAAACCCAATTCGGTTTTCTGGCATGCGAGCTATGCTTTTAGTGCTTATTGGGCGCAGTTTAAGAAGGATGGTGCAACTTGTTACTTCAACGGTCTTGCCACACAAACAGCAAATGATCCAA GTTATGGATCTTGCAAGTTCCCAAGTGTGACACTTTGA